From the genome of Symphalangus syndactylus isolate Jambi chromosome 7, NHGRI_mSymSyn1-v2.1_pri, whole genome shotgun sequence, one region includes:
- the LOC129486272 gene encoding protocadherin beta-15 isoform X2: MEPAGERFPEQRQVLILLLLLEVTLAGWEPRRYSVMEETERGSFVANLANDLGLGVGELAERGARVVSEDNEQGLQIDLQTGQLILNEKLDREKLCGPTEPCIMHFQVLLKKPLEVFRAELLVTDINDHSPEFPEREMTLKIPETSSLGTVFPLKKARDLDVGSNNVQNYNISPNSHFHVSTRTRGDGRKYPELVLDTELDREEQAELRLTLTAVDGGSPPRSGTVQILILVLDVNDNAPEFVQAFYEVQVPENSPIGFLVVKVSARDLDTGTNGEISYSLYYSSQEINKPFELSSLSGEIRLIEKLDFETMSSYDLEIEASDGGGLSGKCSVSVKVLDVNDNFPELSISSLTSPIPENSPETEVALFRIRDRDSGENGKMICSIQDDVPFKLKPSVENFYRLVTEGALDRETRAEYNITITITDLGTPRLKTEQSITVLVSDVNDNAPAFTQTSYTLFVRENNSPALHIGSVSATDRDSGTNAQVTYSLLPPQDPHLPLASLVSINADNGHLFALRSLDYEALQAFEFHVGVTDRGSPALSSEALVRVLVLDANDNSPFVLYPLQNGSAPCTELVPRGAEPGYLVTKVVAVDGDSGQNAWLSYQLLKATEPGLFGVWAHNGEVRTARLLSERDAAKHRLVVLVKDNGEPPRSATATLHVLLVDGFSQPYLPLPEAAPAQAQADSLTVYLVVALASVSSLFLFSVLLFVAVRLCRRSRAASVDRCSVPEGSFPGHLVDVSGTGTLSQSYQYKQENLN, from the exons ATGGAGCCTGCAGGGGAGCGCTTTCCTGAACAAAGGCAAGTCCTGATTCTCCTTCTTTTACTGGAAGTGACTCTGGCAGGCTGGGAACCCCGTCGCTATTCTGTGATGGAGGAAACAGAGAGAGGTTCTTTTGTGGCCAACCTGGCCAATGACCTAGGGCTGGGAGTTGGGGAGCTAGCCGAGCGGGGAGCCCGGGTAGTTTCTGAGGATAACGAACAAGGCTTGCAGATTGATCTGCAGACCGGGCAGTTGATATTAAATGAGAAGCTGGACCGGGAGAAGCTGTGTGGCCCTACCGAGCCCTGTATAATGCATTTCCAAGTGTTACTGAAAAAACCTTTGGAAGTATTTCGAGCTGAACTACTAGTGACAGACATAAACGATCATTCTCCTGAGTTTCCTGAAAGAGAAATGACCCTGAAAATCCCAGAAACTAGCTCCCTTGGGACTGTGTTTCCTCTGAAAAAAGCTCGGGACTTGGACGTGGGCAGCAATAATGTTCAAAACTACAATATTTCTCCCAATTCTCATTTCCATGTTTCCACTCGCACCCGAGGGGATGGCAGGAAATACCCAGAGCTGGTGCTGGACACAGAACTGGATCGCGAGGAGCAGGCCGAGCTCAGATTAACCTTGACAGCTGTGGACGGTGGCTCTCCACCCCGATCTGGCACCGTCCAGATCCTCATCTTGGTCTTGGACGTTAATGACAATGCCCCGGAATTTGTGCAGGCGTTCTACGAGGTGCAGGTCCCAGAGAACAGCCCAATAGGCTTCCTAGTTGTCAAGGTCTCTGCTAGGGATTTAGACACTGGGACAAATGGAGAGATATCATACTCCCTTTATTACAGCTCTCAGGAGATAAACAAACCTTTTGAGCTAAGCAGCCTTTCAGGAGAAATTCGACTAATTGAAAAACTAgattttgagacaatgtcttcgTATGATCTAGAGATAGAGGCATCTGATGGGGGGGGACTTTCTGGAAAATGCTCTGTCTCTGTTAAGGTGCTGGATGTTAACGATAACTTCCCGGAACTAAGTATTTCATCACTTACCAGCCCTATTCCCGAGAATTCTCCAGAGACAGAAGTGGCCCTGTTTAGGATTAGAGACCGAGACTCtggggaaaatggaaaaatgatttgCTCAATTCAGGATGATGTTCCTTTTAAGCTAAAACCTTCTGTTGAGAATTTCTACAGGCTGGTAACAGAAGGGGCGCTGGACAGAGAGACCAGAGCCGAGTAcaatatcaccatcaccattacagACTTGGGGACCCCCAGGCTGAAAACCGAGCAGAGCATAACCGTGCTGGTCTCCGACGTCAATGACAACGCCCCCGCCTTCACCCAAACCTCCTACACCCTGTTCGTCCGCGAGAACAACAGCCCCGCCCTGCACATCGGCAGCGTCAGCGCCACAGACAGAGACTCAGGCACCAACGCCCAGGTCACCTACTCGCTGCTGCCGCCCCAGGACCCGCACCTGCCCCTCGCCTCCCTGGTCTCCATCAACGCGGACAATGGCCACCTGTTCGCCCTCAGGTCGCTGGACTACGAGGCCCTGCAGGCGTTCGAGTTCCACGTGGGCGTCACAGACCGCGGCTCCCCGGCGCTGAGCAGCGAGGCGCTGGTGCGCGTGCTGGTGCTGGACGCCAACGACAACTCGCCCTTCGTGCTGTACCCGCTGCAGAACGGCTCCGCGCCCTGCACCGAACTGGTGCCCCGGGGGGCCGAGCCGGGCTACCTGGTGACCAAGGTGGTGGCGGTGGACGGCGACTCGGGCCAGAACGCCTGGCTGTCGTACCAGCTGCTCAAGGCCACGGAGCCCGGGCTGTTCGGCGTGTGGGCGCACAATGGCGAGGTGCGCACCGCCAGGCTGCTGAGCGAGCGCGACGCGGCCAAGCACAGGCTGGTGGTGCTGGTCAAGGACAATGGCGAGCCTCCGCGCTCGGCCACCGCCACGCTGCACGTGCTCCTGGTGGACGGCTTCTCCCAGCCCTACCTGCCGCTCCCGGAAGCGGCcccggcccaggcccaggccgaCTCGCTCACCGTCTACCTGGTGGTGGCGTTGGCCTCGGTgtcgtctctcttcctcttctcggTGCTCCTGTTCGTGGCGGTGCGGCTGTGCAGGAGGAGCAGGGCGGCCTCGGTGGATCGCTGCTCGGTGCCCGAGGGCTCCTTTCCAGGGCATCTGGTGGACGTCAGCGGCACCGGGACCCTGTCCCAGAGCTACCAGTACAAG CAGGAAAATCTTAACTGA
- the LOC129486272 gene encoding protocadherin beta-15 isoform X1: MEPAGERFPEQRQVLILLLLLEVTLAGWEPRRYSVMEETERGSFVANLANDLGLGVGELAERGARVVSEDNEQGLQIDLQTGQLILNEKLDREKLCGPTEPCIMHFQVLLKKPLEVFRAELLVTDINDHSPEFPEREMTLKIPETSSLGTVFPLKKARDLDVGSNNVQNYNISPNSHFHVSTRTRGDGRKYPELVLDTELDREEQAELRLTLTAVDGGSPPRSGTVQILILVLDVNDNAPEFVQAFYEVQVPENSPIGFLVVKVSARDLDTGTNGEISYSLYYSSQEINKPFELSSLSGEIRLIEKLDFETMSSYDLEIEASDGGGLSGKCSVSVKVLDVNDNFPELSISSLTSPIPENSPETEVALFRIRDRDSGENGKMICSIQDDVPFKLKPSVENFYRLVTEGALDRETRAEYNITITITDLGTPRLKTEQSITVLVSDVNDNAPAFTQTSYTLFVRENNSPALHIGSVSATDRDSGTNAQVTYSLLPPQDPHLPLASLVSINADNGHLFALRSLDYEALQAFEFHVGVTDRGSPALSSEALVRVLVLDANDNSPFVLYPLQNGSAPCTELVPRGAEPGYLVTKVVAVDGDSGQNAWLSYQLLKATEPGLFGVWAHNGEVRTARLLSERDAAKHRLVVLVKDNGEPPRSATATLHVLLVDGFSQPYLPLPEAAPAQAQADSLTVYLVVALASVSSLFLFSVLLFVAVRLCRRSRAASVDRCSVPEGSFPGHLVDVSGTGTLSQSYQYKVCLTGGSETNDFKFLKPIFPNIVSQDSRRKSEFLE; encoded by the coding sequence ATGGAGCCTGCAGGGGAGCGCTTTCCTGAACAAAGGCAAGTCCTGATTCTCCTTCTTTTACTGGAAGTGACTCTGGCAGGCTGGGAACCCCGTCGCTATTCTGTGATGGAGGAAACAGAGAGAGGTTCTTTTGTGGCCAACCTGGCCAATGACCTAGGGCTGGGAGTTGGGGAGCTAGCCGAGCGGGGAGCCCGGGTAGTTTCTGAGGATAACGAACAAGGCTTGCAGATTGATCTGCAGACCGGGCAGTTGATATTAAATGAGAAGCTGGACCGGGAGAAGCTGTGTGGCCCTACCGAGCCCTGTATAATGCATTTCCAAGTGTTACTGAAAAAACCTTTGGAAGTATTTCGAGCTGAACTACTAGTGACAGACATAAACGATCATTCTCCTGAGTTTCCTGAAAGAGAAATGACCCTGAAAATCCCAGAAACTAGCTCCCTTGGGACTGTGTTTCCTCTGAAAAAAGCTCGGGACTTGGACGTGGGCAGCAATAATGTTCAAAACTACAATATTTCTCCCAATTCTCATTTCCATGTTTCCACTCGCACCCGAGGGGATGGCAGGAAATACCCAGAGCTGGTGCTGGACACAGAACTGGATCGCGAGGAGCAGGCCGAGCTCAGATTAACCTTGACAGCTGTGGACGGTGGCTCTCCACCCCGATCTGGCACCGTCCAGATCCTCATCTTGGTCTTGGACGTTAATGACAATGCCCCGGAATTTGTGCAGGCGTTCTACGAGGTGCAGGTCCCAGAGAACAGCCCAATAGGCTTCCTAGTTGTCAAGGTCTCTGCTAGGGATTTAGACACTGGGACAAATGGAGAGATATCATACTCCCTTTATTACAGCTCTCAGGAGATAAACAAACCTTTTGAGCTAAGCAGCCTTTCAGGAGAAATTCGACTAATTGAAAAACTAgattttgagacaatgtcttcgTATGATCTAGAGATAGAGGCATCTGATGGGGGGGGACTTTCTGGAAAATGCTCTGTCTCTGTTAAGGTGCTGGATGTTAACGATAACTTCCCGGAACTAAGTATTTCATCACTTACCAGCCCTATTCCCGAGAATTCTCCAGAGACAGAAGTGGCCCTGTTTAGGATTAGAGACCGAGACTCtggggaaaatggaaaaatgatttgCTCAATTCAGGATGATGTTCCTTTTAAGCTAAAACCTTCTGTTGAGAATTTCTACAGGCTGGTAACAGAAGGGGCGCTGGACAGAGAGACCAGAGCCGAGTAcaatatcaccatcaccattacagACTTGGGGACCCCCAGGCTGAAAACCGAGCAGAGCATAACCGTGCTGGTCTCCGACGTCAATGACAACGCCCCCGCCTTCACCCAAACCTCCTACACCCTGTTCGTCCGCGAGAACAACAGCCCCGCCCTGCACATCGGCAGCGTCAGCGCCACAGACAGAGACTCAGGCACCAACGCCCAGGTCACCTACTCGCTGCTGCCGCCCCAGGACCCGCACCTGCCCCTCGCCTCCCTGGTCTCCATCAACGCGGACAATGGCCACCTGTTCGCCCTCAGGTCGCTGGACTACGAGGCCCTGCAGGCGTTCGAGTTCCACGTGGGCGTCACAGACCGCGGCTCCCCGGCGCTGAGCAGCGAGGCGCTGGTGCGCGTGCTGGTGCTGGACGCCAACGACAACTCGCCCTTCGTGCTGTACCCGCTGCAGAACGGCTCCGCGCCCTGCACCGAACTGGTGCCCCGGGGGGCCGAGCCGGGCTACCTGGTGACCAAGGTGGTGGCGGTGGACGGCGACTCGGGCCAGAACGCCTGGCTGTCGTACCAGCTGCTCAAGGCCACGGAGCCCGGGCTGTTCGGCGTGTGGGCGCACAATGGCGAGGTGCGCACCGCCAGGCTGCTGAGCGAGCGCGACGCGGCCAAGCACAGGCTGGTGGTGCTGGTCAAGGACAATGGCGAGCCTCCGCGCTCGGCCACCGCCACGCTGCACGTGCTCCTGGTGGACGGCTTCTCCCAGCCCTACCTGCCGCTCCCGGAAGCGGCcccggcccaggcccaggccgaCTCGCTCACCGTCTACCTGGTGGTGGCGTTGGCCTCGGTgtcgtctctcttcctcttctcggTGCTCCTGTTCGTGGCGGTGCGGCTGTGCAGGAGGAGCAGGGCGGCCTCGGTGGATCGCTGCTCGGTGCCCGAGGGCTCCTTTCCAGGGCATCTGGTGGACGTCAGCGGCACCGGGACCCTGTCCCAGAGCTACCAGTACAAGGTGTGTCTGACGGGAGGCTCTGAAACTAATGATTTCAAGTTCTTGAAGCCTATATTCCCCAATATTGTGAGCCAGGACTCTAGGAGGAAATCAGAATTTCTAGAATAA